From the genome of Pirellulaceae bacterium, one region includes:
- a CDS encoding DPP IV N-terminal domain-containing protein, with protein MSASLSLMKIRPHFLLLIVFFSIPVFAEEDPGLLTLDRIYGGDEFSAQNVSVRWLDEASYTAIEDTEKGQEIALYDAESGERTVLVGAEQLVPPGGASALVVEDYAFSKDRSLLLIYTNSQRVWRQNTRGDYWLLDRSARQLWPLGGGGPAASMMFAKLSPDGTKVAFVRNKKIFVEDVRDHSIVCLTPTISSTLINGTSDWVYEEELGLRDGYRWGPDSKSIAYWQLDTDGVELLPLINNTDSLYPTVNWIPYPKVGQRNSSGRVGVVTLDNAETTWMSVPGDPRNHYIAWMEWQNGQLVLQQLNRLQNTNRVMRANPLTGDVRTIAVDQDEAWVEVNDNLEWLDDGRFTLLSERTGWRQLHLHTETGETRLVTPGEFDVIKMVGINQEDELAYFIASPQDATQRFLYSARLDGSEITRITPENLRGNHQYRISPNSKWAFHTVSTFDKPPVTHLVTLPEHRKVRVLEDNKELSGAVNRLRRTAGEFLRVHVGDGVVFDAWCIKPPDFDPAKKYPLLLYVYGEPAGTTVVDRWNGKSYLWHLMLAQRGYVVVSIDNRGTRVPRGRAWRKSIYKRVGVLPPQDQATALQQLFRDHPYLDSQRVGVWGWSGGGSMSLNAIFKYPELYRTAIAIAAVPNQRYYDTIYQERYMGLPADNVDGFREGSPINFAHQLEGNLLVIHGTGDDNCHYQTFEMLVNELIRHEKQFSMMSYPNRTHAIREGENTTQHLRTLMTRYLLEHLPAGAE; from the coding sequence ATGAGTGCAAGCTTGAGCCTTATGAAAATACGACCCCATTTTCTGTTGTTAATTGTTTTCTTTTCGATTCCTGTATTTGCTGAGGAAGATCCGGGCCTGCTGACGTTGGATCGTATCTACGGGGGCGATGAATTTTCCGCTCAGAACGTGTCCGTGCGTTGGCTTGATGAGGCGAGTTACACGGCGATCGAGGATACGGAAAAAGGGCAGGAGATCGCCTTGTACGACGCAGAGTCCGGTGAACGTACAGTTCTCGTGGGCGCGGAACAACTGGTCCCACCGGGTGGGGCGTCCGCACTTGTGGTCGAGGACTACGCGTTTTCAAAAGATCGATCACTGCTGTTGATCTACACCAATTCGCAACGTGTCTGGCGACAAAATACGCGGGGAGATTATTGGCTACTGGATCGGAGTGCGCGGCAATTGTGGCCCTTAGGAGGAGGCGGTCCAGCGGCGTCGATGATGTTTGCGAAGTTATCGCCGGACGGAACGAAAGTCGCCTTTGTGCGCAATAAGAAGATCTTTGTTGAGGACGTCCGCGATCATTCGATTGTCTGTTTGACTCCGACAATCTCAAGTACCCTCATTAACGGGACTTCGGACTGGGTTTACGAAGAGGAGCTGGGGTTGCGTGATGGTTACCGATGGGGCCCGGACAGTAAATCCATTGCCTATTGGCAACTCGATACAGATGGAGTTGAATTACTTCCGCTGATCAATAACACCGATTCGCTCTATCCAACGGTTAACTGGATACCGTATCCCAAAGTGGGGCAACGAAATTCCTCGGGGCGCGTGGGTGTTGTTACTTTGGACAATGCAGAAACGACTTGGATGTCAGTTCCCGGCGATCCGCGGAATCACTATATCGCTTGGATGGAATGGCAGAATGGCCAGCTCGTCTTGCAACAACTCAATCGACTTCAAAATACGAATCGAGTGATGCGAGCCAATCCGTTGACCGGCGACGTGCGAACGATCGCTGTCGACCAGGATGAAGCGTGGGTAGAGGTCAATGATAATTTGGAATGGCTCGATGACGGGCGATTTACTCTGTTAAGCGAGCGAACCGGCTGGCGGCAATTGCATTTGCATACAGAAACTGGAGAAACACGCCTGGTGACGCCAGGAGAGTTTGACGTGATCAAGATGGTCGGCATCAATCAGGAAGATGAATTGGCCTATTTTATCGCCTCGCCTCAGGATGCCACGCAGCGGTTTCTTTACAGTGCACGTTTAGACGGGAGCGAAATTACACGTATTACGCCTGAGAATCTACGAGGCAATCATCAATATCGTATCTCTCCCAACTCCAAATGGGCCTTCCATACGGTGTCGACCTTTGACAAACCTCCAGTGACTCATTTGGTGACGTTGCCCGAGCATCGTAAGGTGCGGGTGTTGGAAGACAATAAAGAGTTGAGTGGAGCCGTCAATCGGTTGCGTCGAACGGCAGGTGAATTTTTGCGAGTGCATGTGGGGGATGGCGTGGTGTTTGATGCCTGGTGCATTAAGCCGCCTGACTTTGACCCCGCAAAAAAGTATCCCCTGTTGTTGTACGTTTATGGGGAACCGGCTGGTACAACCGTCGTCGACCGATGGAATGGAAAGAGTTATTTATGGCATTTGATGTTGGCACAACGCGGCTATGTAGTGGTCAGTATTGATAACCGCGGAACTCGAGTGCCCCGAGGGCGAGCGTGGCGAAAAAGTATTTATAAGCGGGTCGGTGTGCTGCCGCCTCAGGATCAGGCGACTGCGCTTCAACAATTATTCCGGGATCACCCCTATCTGGATTCGCAACGTGTTGGGGTCTGGGGATGGAGTGGAGGAGGTTCAATGAGTCTGAACGCAATCTTTAAATACCCAGAGCTTTACCGAACGGCGATTGCGATCGCCGCTGTGCCTAATCAACGCTATTACGACACGATTTACCAAGAACGCTATATGGGGTTACCGGCGGATAACGTCGATGGTTTTCGTGAAGGATCACCGATTAATTTTGCGCATCAATTGGAGGGTAACCTGTTAGTGATTCATGGCACCGGGGACGACAACTGTCACTATCAGACCTTCGAAATGTTGGTGAACGAGCTGATTCGGCACGAAAAACAGTTCTCAATGATGTCGTATCCGAATCGAACTCACGCGATCCGCGAAGGTGAGAATACAACCCAGCATCTGCGCACGCTGATGACCCGATATTTACTTGAGCATTTGCCTGCCGGAGCAGAATAA
- a CDS encoding SLC13 family permease yields the protein MHPLLVMAIGIALVIGMIMWLRVHAFIALITAAMVVSLLAFEPVYEGMTDEQIAKISAEELPEPSGFRVAADSISRVATAFGDACGSIGIVIALAAVIGTLMMDSGAADRVVRAFMRLLGEKRAPWALMGSGYVLAVPVFFDTVFYLLVPLARSFYRRTGNNYLKCILAITAGGAITHTLVPPTPGPLTMAATLNIDLGQMILVGAIVALPAAIAGIVTAGVMDRMYNIPMRDIPGHEEPEPLSDDELPGLFMSLLPVVLPVFMIACHTATSSISNLETGVLATLAPTAKSLNHYTAVFGNPNFALLVSTAIVIWVYVQQRRPTKETLARLVEVSLMSGGVIILITAGGSAFGAMLKTANVGTAISDIATNMFGGESMSGVLILFVGFGIASVLKFAQGSSTAAMIITSAMLAEIVTEVELPFATVYLATAIGAGSLVGSWMNDSGFWIFTKMGGLTEAEGLKTWTPMLVVLGVVSMMVTLLLSQVMPLN from the coding sequence ATGCATCCACTGCTTGTAATGGCGATTGGTATCGCGTTGGTAATTGGCATGATCATGTGGCTGCGAGTTCACGCATTCATAGCTCTGATCACAGCCGCCATGGTGGTTAGCCTACTGGCGTTTGAGCCGGTCTACGAAGGGATGACGGACGAACAAATTGCGAAGATTTCAGCGGAAGAGTTGCCGGAGCCGTCCGGTTTTCGAGTTGCCGCGGATTCAATCTCACGAGTGGCTACTGCCTTTGGAGATGCCTGCGGTAGCATTGGGATCGTGATCGCGCTGGCAGCTGTGATCGGTACCCTGATGATGGACAGCGGTGCGGCAGATCGAGTGGTACGGGCCTTCATGCGTTTGTTGGGTGAAAAACGCGCGCCGTGGGCGCTCATGGGCAGCGGTTACGTACTGGCGGTTCCGGTCTTTTTCGACACGGTGTTCTACCTGCTGGTGCCGCTCGCGCGATCATTCTATCGGCGCACGGGAAATAATTATTTGAAATGTATTCTAGCAATTACCGCCGGTGGTGCGATTACACACACGCTTGTTCCTCCGACGCCGGGCCCCTTGACGATGGCGGCGACTCTCAATATCGACCTCGGCCAAATGATCTTGGTTGGGGCCATCGTCGCGTTGCCCGCAGCTATCGCCGGGATTGTGACGGCTGGTGTCATGGATCGCATGTATAATATTCCGATGCGAGACATTCCGGGACACGAGGAACCGGAGCCGCTTAGTGATGATGAATTGCCCGGTCTCTTTATGTCTCTGTTGCCGGTCGTCTTGCCTGTGTTCATGATCGCCTGCCACACTGCGACGAGTTCGATATCGAATCTCGAGACCGGCGTCCTGGCGACGCTGGCACCCACTGCAAAGTCACTGAATCATTACACCGCGGTCTTTGGAAATCCGAACTTTGCACTCTTGGTGTCGACCGCAATCGTGATCTGGGTCTACGTGCAACAACGGCGTCCGACGAAAGAAACGCTTGCCCGATTGGTTGAAGTGTCCTTGATGAGTGGTGGCGTGATCATCCTCATCACAGCCGGTGGGTCAGCATTCGGTGCTATGCTCAAAACGGCAAATGTCGGTACGGCTATCAGTGATATCGCCACGAATATGTTTGGGGGGGAGAGCATGTCCGGTGTTCTGATACTGTTTGTTGGATTTGGCATTGCGAGTGTGCTGAAATTTGCTCAAGGTTCAAGCACCGCGGCAATGATTATTACCTCTGCGATGCTGGCGGAGATCGTTACCGAGGTTGAGCTGCCCTTTGCCACCGTCTATTTGGCGACCGCAATTGGTGCGGGTTCCTTGGTCGGTTCCTGGATGAACGATAGTGGTTTTTGGATCTTCACCAAGATGGGTGGTCTGACCGAAGCCGAAGGTCTGAAGACCTGGACACCCATGCTCGTTGTGTTGGGGGTCGTCAGCATGATGGTCACGCTATTGTTGTCGCAGGTGATGCCGCTTAATTAA
- a CDS encoding formylglycine-generating enzyme family protein — protein MLTPILLTAALTVTWNDNSQTQILKTFRDEFVLITPGMGDFPLSFQQGRETGGGDNERPTRIVTFAKPFLMAKYEVPQNLWEAVMGNNPSRWKGPRNSVEMISWNEAKSFCEKATQLMRAAKLIEPGQQIRLPSESEWEYAARAGTKSVYSFGDDQSKLGAYGWFTGNAAGNDPPVGAKAPNAWGLYDMHGYLWEWTADGAHDSYEGAPVDGTAWQADQATPGKILRSGSWKDAAGQLTSSYRKPAAANLRDDAVGLRCVLSRD, from the coding sequence ATGTTGACTCCAATCCTGCTCACAGCAGCGCTAACCGTGACGTGGAACGATAATTCACAAACACAGATTCTGAAAACCTTTCGTGATGAGTTCGTCTTGATCACGCCAGGAATGGGCGACTTTCCTCTTTCGTTTCAACAAGGCAGAGAAACGGGAGGCGGCGACAACGAACGACCTACTCGCATCGTGACCTTTGCGAAGCCTTTTTTGATGGCGAAATATGAGGTGCCCCAAAATCTTTGGGAAGCCGTGATGGGGAATAATCCGAGTCGTTGGAAAGGGCCGCGAAACTCGGTCGAAATGATTTCCTGGAACGAAGCGAAATCATTTTGTGAAAAGGCGACCCAACTCATGCGAGCGGCGAAGCTGATCGAGCCAGGGCAGCAGATTCGATTACCCAGTGAATCGGAGTGGGAATATGCCGCCAGGGCGGGGACTAAATCCGTCTACTCCTTCGGAGACGATCAATCCAAACTGGGGGCGTACGGGTGGTTTACCGGTAACGCAGCCGGGAATGATCCGCCCGTGGGAGCCAAGGCTCCCAATGCATGGGGTTTGTACGACATGCACGGTTACCTCTGGGAGTGGACTGCTGATGGGGCACACGATTCCTATGAGGGGGCACCCGTGGATGGAACAGCTTGGCAGGCAGACCAGGCAACTCCGGGAAAAATCCTCAGGAGTGGCAGCTGGAAGGACGCTGCCGGGCAACTCACCAGCAGTTATCGAAAACCGGCAGCGGCCAATCTTCGTGACGATGCGGTGGGATTACGCTGCGTGTTGTCGCGTGATTAA
- a CDS encoding DUF1080 domain-containing protein translates to MSFVIRFAVLLGTLLAVDSAVFAQGQSPWRAHDLTRPRPPVVTPSPIGGVRKPPSDATVLFDGSDLSEWESEEGGPSEWELKSGAMMPTSESGPNRSKKAFGDVQLHLEWAAPNPPEGTSQDRGNSGVYLMGLYEVQVLDSFDNETYADGQCASMYGQNPPLVNANLPPGQWQSYDIVFRRPRFDSDGNLRSPAVMTVFQNGVLVQDHFELWGPTNWLRFDPYKAHTNRLPITLQEHGNPVRFRNIWVRELVETPRYSSLAEVTSNRKLPTQQLKRFVGKFRRSSGEPYETRIHNGGLQLGLEGRFFDLVPKTNNVFDFKNTFAKVFFEFDDDDSLDGIVVDVMGEKRPAKSESPR, encoded by the coding sequence ATGAGTTTCGTTATTCGATTTGCAGTTCTGTTAGGAACGTTGTTAGCTGTCGATTCGGCAGTGTTCGCACAAGGACAATCCCCATGGCGGGCCCATGACTTGACTCGGCCACGTCCACCCGTGGTGACACCCTCGCCGATCGGAGGAGTTCGAAAGCCACCGTCGGATGCCACGGTTTTGTTTGATGGTTCTGATTTGTCCGAGTGGGAATCGGAGGAAGGTGGCCCCAGCGAATGGGAGCTGAAGAGTGGCGCGATGATGCCCACATCAGAGAGTGGACCGAACCGGTCAAAGAAGGCGTTTGGTGATGTCCAGCTTCATCTTGAATGGGCCGCGCCAAATCCACCGGAAGGAACGAGTCAGGACCGTGGAAACAGTGGTGTTTATTTGATGGGACTCTATGAGGTTCAGGTTCTTGATTCATTTGACAATGAAACGTATGCCGACGGGCAATGTGCTTCGATGTACGGCCAGAATCCTCCACTGGTGAATGCTAATTTGCCACCCGGTCAATGGCAAAGCTACGATATCGTATTTCGCCGACCTCGTTTCGACTCGGATGGGAATTTACGGTCACCCGCTGTCATGACGGTCTTTCAAAATGGTGTGCTCGTGCAGGACCATTTTGAGTTGTGGGGACCGACCAATTGGTTGCGATTTGATCCGTACAAGGCTCATACCAATCGATTACCGATCACACTCCAAGAGCACGGCAATCCGGTTCGATTTCGAAATATTTGGGTGCGAGAATTGGTGGAAACTCCGCGGTACAGTAGTTTGGCCGAGGTGACTTCTAATCGCAAGTTGCCCACGCAACAGCTAAAACGATTCGTGGGAAAGTTTCGACGTAGTAGCGGCGAGCCCTACGAAACGAGGATACACAACGGCGGCTTGCAATTAGGCCTGGAGGGGCGGTTCTTTGACCTCGTCCCCAAGACGAATAACGTCTTCGATTTCAAAAATACTTTCGCGAAAGTGTTTTTTGAGTTTGATGATGATGATTCGCTTGACGGTATTGTCGTAGATGTCATGGGAGAGAAACGGCCGGCAAAGAGTGAATCACCGAGGTGA
- the hydA gene encoding dihydropyrimidinase, whose product MALLIRNGEIVTASERYHADIWCEGETITAIGPNLSAPAGTPVIDATGKYIFPGFIDPHVHIYLPFMGTYAKDTYRTASQAALIGGTTTLIEMICPARDDDPIAAFELWRSKAIGESACDFSFHMGVTRFDEQTAKQLKTIVSQGITSLKVFLAYQGAFGIDDTELYETLRFAKQEGLIVTAHCENAALVARLQQQFLAAGKTGPEYHEPSRPKRVEAEGVHHLMTFAELTGAKTYIVHLSCQDALEAAVNARQRGVDVTVETLIQYLLLDQSLCELPDFEGAKYVMSPPLRDQAQHDHLWNGLRNGTISTLATDHAPFDFKKQKEMGRDNFTLIPNGIPSLEDRVNLFYTHGVATDRIDLHRFVDAASTQAAKVFGMFPQKGTIQISGDADLVVYDPDYRGTISAATQSINVDYSAFEGFAIQGRPAAVTVRGQVQAVNGKFVGQLGHGQMVDRVPAHS is encoded by the coding sequence ATGGCTTTGTTAATTCGAAATGGCGAAATCGTCACAGCCAGCGAACGCTATCATGCCGATATTTGGTGCGAAGGGGAGACGATCACCGCGATCGGTCCCAATTTATCCGCCCCGGCTGGCACCCCGGTCATCGATGCAACCGGGAAATATATTTTCCCTGGTTTCATTGATCCCCACGTGCATATTTACCTGCCCTTCATGGGTACCTACGCAAAAGACACCTACCGCACGGCGAGCCAGGCCGCACTGATCGGCGGAACGACCACACTGATCGAGATGATCTGTCCAGCGCGTGACGACGATCCTATTGCGGCGTTTGAGTTATGGCGTTCAAAGGCGATCGGTGAATCGGCTTGCGATTTCAGCTTCCATATGGGAGTCACCCGCTTCGACGAACAGACCGCCAAGCAATTAAAAACGATCGTCTCTCAAGGCATCACCTCCTTAAAAGTGTTCCTTGCCTATCAGGGGGCTTTTGGGATTGATGACACCGAACTGTACGAGACATTACGTTTCGCCAAACAAGAAGGGCTGATCGTCACCGCACATTGTGAAAATGCGGCGCTCGTCGCTCGTTTGCAACAGCAGTTTCTGGCTGCAGGCAAAACCGGTCCCGAATACCACGAACCTTCCCGGCCGAAGCGAGTCGAGGCGGAAGGTGTCCATCACTTGATGACCTTTGCAGAATTAACAGGTGCAAAAACTTACATTGTGCACTTAAGCTGCCAAGACGCGCTGGAAGCGGCCGTTAACGCGCGGCAACGGGGAGTCGACGTAACCGTGGAAACGCTGATTCAGTATCTACTACTCGATCAATCCCTGTGCGAACTGCCTGACTTTGAAGGGGCGAAATATGTCATGTCACCTCCCTTACGTGACCAGGCTCAGCACGACCACCTTTGGAATGGGCTGCGAAACGGCACCATTTCTACGCTCGCCACGGACCATGCGCCCTTTGACTTCAAGAAGCAAAAGGAGATGGGACGCGACAACTTCACGCTCATCCCGAATGGTATTCCATCACTTGAGGATCGTGTGAATCTATTTTACACCCATGGTGTCGCAACCGACCGCATCGACCTCCATCGGTTTGTGGATGCGGCGAGTACTCAAGCCGCCAAAGTGTTTGGCATGTTCCCCCAGAAAGGCACCATCCAGATCAGTGGCGACGCGGACTTAGTGGTCTACGATCCTGATTACCGAGGAACTATTTCGGCCGCGACGCAATCGATCAATGTCGATTACAGCGCTTTTGAAGGGTTTGCAATTCAAGGTCGTCCCGCCGCCGTTACCGTTCGCGGCCAAGTTCAAGCGGTCAATGGGAAGTTCGTCGGCCAGTTGGGCCATGGGCAAATGGTCGATCGTGTTCCCGCACATTCGTAA
- the preA gene encoding NAD-dependent dihydropyrimidine dehydrogenase subunit PreA, which produces MASLNCSVDGLNLPNPFIIGSGPPGTNANVICRAFDEGWGGVICKTVALEADKVHNVYPRYARLRSEKTNEIYGWENIELISDRPFETWIDEFKRIKDSHPDRALICSIMEEYRRDAWIEIVERCQDAGVDAFELNFSCPHGLPERKMGSAMGEDPQILREVSEWVMEAAKVPVWAKMTPNITRIEDPVAAAFEAGCQGVSAINTIRSVLGVNLDTLRPEPTVEGYTTVGGYSCKAVRPIALRMCMEIATLIQTEFPGRTLSGIGGIETGRDAAQFILLGCDTVQVCTGVMKMGYGCIQGMCEDLLAFMEQHGFDSVADFKGQSLPFFTTHSDLVRRQQEAKAAERAKKGKMITADEQWTGDEFVDQTDALARDQTSD; this is translated from the coding sequence ATGGCAAGCCTTAACTGCTCGGTGGATGGTCTTAACCTGCCCAACCCATTTATTATTGGATCGGGACCTCCGGGTACCAACGCGAATGTTATCTGCCGCGCTTTTGACGAGGGATGGGGCGGAGTAATCTGCAAAACGGTCGCTTTGGAGGCGGACAAAGTCCATAACGTCTATCCGCGGTACGCGCGGCTTCGTTCCGAGAAAACGAATGAGATTTATGGATGGGAAAATATCGAGTTGATCAGTGATAGGCCGTTCGAAACCTGGATTGACGAATTCAAACGCATTAAGGATTCACATCCCGATCGGGCATTGATTTGTTCCATCATGGAAGAATACAGAAGGGATGCTTGGATTGAAATTGTGGAAAGGTGTCAGGATGCGGGCGTCGATGCGTTCGAGTTGAATTTCAGTTGTCCGCATGGTTTGCCGGAACGCAAAATGGGCTCCGCCATGGGCGAAGACCCACAGATTCTTCGGGAAGTGTCTGAATGGGTGATGGAGGCCGCCAAGGTTCCCGTTTGGGCGAAGATGACTCCCAACATCACCCGGATTGAGGATCCTGTCGCTGCGGCGTTCGAGGCAGGTTGCCAGGGTGTGAGTGCGATCAACACGATTCGGAGCGTCTTGGGGGTCAACCTCGATACGCTTCGCCCCGAGCCCACCGTGGAAGGTTACACCACCGTGGGAGGCTATTCTTGTAAAGCAGTTCGGCCGATCGCGCTGCGAATGTGCATGGAAATTGCGACCCTGATCCAAACGGAATTTCCAGGTCGTACGCTGAGCGGTATCGGTGGCATCGAAACGGGGCGCGATGCAGCCCAGTTTATCTTGCTAGGTTGCGACACGGTGCAGGTCTGCACCGGTGTGATGAAAATGGGATATGGCTGTATTCAAGGGATGTGCGAGGATTTACTGGCGTTTATGGAGCAACATGGGTTTGACTCCGTTGCCGATTTCAAAGGACAAAGTTTGCCCTTTTTTACCACGCATTCCGATTTGGTCAGGCGACAGCAAGAGGCGAAAGCCGCCGAACGTGCCAAGAAGGGAAAGATGATCACTGCAGACGAACAGTGGACGGGTGACGAGTTTGTCGATCAGACGGACGCGTTGGCACGGGACCAAACATCCGACTAG
- a CDS encoding aspartate aminotransferase family protein, which translates to MSAKRQNQVKLPVSNHQATPYQGPTRQEVLALRQQYVSPGVVRYYRDPLMIVEGHMQYVYDETGKRYLDGFAGIVTISVGHCHPKVVEKVQEQLGTLQHTTTIYLHPSIGLMAEKLAAKMPAGLSQSYFTNSGSEANELAILSAREFTGNQDVVALSNSYHGGTSVPMSLTAHGSWKFKSNPSLNIHHSQAGYCYRCPFGLEYPSCDVKCAHDFKNVIQYQTPGEIACFIGEPIQGVGGAVTPPAEFFGIIYDLVREHGGLCIADEVQGGFGRTGKHYWSHENWGVTPDIVTMAKGIGNGVPLAAVSTRPEIAKMAANRTHFNTFGGNPVSMIQGLATLEVIDSEGLQHNALQVGSHLKQALIALQQKHEMIGDVRGLGLMLGVELVRDRLNKEPATAACAEVLELTKERGLLLGKGGLHGNTLRIKPPMCISKDDADFMIACLDEALGIVAVAD; encoded by the coding sequence ATGAGTGCCAAGCGACAAAACCAAGTCAAATTGCCGGTGTCGAATCACCAAGCGACACCTTATCAAGGTCCGACACGGCAGGAGGTGTTAGCGCTGCGTCAGCAGTATGTGTCGCCGGGCGTCGTTCGTTACTATCGCGATCCCCTGATGATCGTCGAAGGGCACATGCAGTATGTCTATGACGAGACGGGGAAACGTTATCTGGATGGCTTTGCGGGCATCGTCACGATCAGTGTGGGCCATTGCCATCCGAAAGTCGTGGAAAAAGTCCAGGAACAGCTGGGGACATTGCAACACACCACGACGATCTATCTGCATCCGTCCATCGGCCTAATGGCAGAGAAACTGGCGGCGAAAATGCCGGCCGGATTGAGCCAGTCTTATTTCACGAACTCAGGAAGTGAAGCCAATGAATTAGCTATTCTCTCGGCTCGCGAATTCACAGGCAATCAGGATGTTGTGGCGCTTTCCAACAGTTATCACGGAGGAACGTCCGTGCCAATGAGTTTAACAGCACACGGAAGTTGGAAGTTTAAGAGCAACCCTTCCCTAAATATTCACCACAGTCAGGCAGGATACTGCTACCGTTGCCCATTCGGCTTGGAGTACCCCAGCTGTGATGTGAAATGCGCGCACGATTTCAAGAATGTAATTCAGTATCAAACGCCGGGTGAAATTGCTTGTTTTATCGGCGAACCGATTCAAGGCGTGGGTGGAGCGGTTACGCCGCCGGCCGAATTCTTCGGCATCATCTATGATTTGGTTCGAGAACATGGCGGATTATGTATTGCTGACGAGGTTCAAGGCGGATTCGGCCGGACCGGTAAGCATTACTGGTCTCATGAAAACTGGGGCGTAACGCCAGACATCGTTACGATGGCCAAAGGGATTGGAAACGGTGTTCCGTTGGCAGCGGTCAGCACTCGCCCCGAAATCGCGAAGATGGCGGCGAATCGGACCCATTTCAATACTTTTGGTGGGAACCCGGTCAGTATGATCCAGGGATTGGCAACGCTCGAAGTGATCGATAGCGAGGGTTTGCAGCACAATGCTTTGCAGGTGGGAAGCCATTTAAAACAAGCACTCATTGCGCTGCAACAAAAACATGAAATGATCGGTGATGTTCGCGGGTTGGGACTGATGCTGGGTGTCGAATTAGTTAGAGATCGATTGAACAAAGAGCCCGCCACAGCAGCTTGTGCGGAGGTGCTTGAACTGACAAAGGAACGTGGCTTACTGTTAGGCAAGGGAGGGCTCCACGGAAATACCTTGCGAATTAAGCCGCCAATGTGCATTAGCAAAGATGATGCGGACTTTATGATTGCTTGTTTGGACGAAGCGCTTGGTATTGTTGCGGTGGCTGATTGA